Within Mytilus edulis chromosome 10, xbMytEdul2.2, whole genome shotgun sequence, the genomic segment tttgttttcgacttatgagtttgaatatctctttTGTAGCTTTCGCCTCGCCTTTTTCTTGTTATGTCATACAATATCATTGTGGTACgagtaaaaaaatatcaaaggctCATTACTCCTGCGAAATCAATCAAAGAAAAATCTGGTTAACAATCCTACTAAATAATTTATGAGATTGTTTTGTCAAACTGAAAGGACATGACACAACGGTTTTTGAATTCTATTTCTgtaaagttgttttttgttttagaaaaaaactgATTGGAACTGCTTATTTAGTATGTTAGCCTTTTCAACTGAATCAGGATGTAGTAGTCCATTGTTCCTTAATGGTGGTATTTGGTTTCTGTCTGATCTTTTGTGTTTGTTGAATGTCCAGAAACGTTTCATGCAGTTTGGCTTGTCTTTTTTGGAATCAGGTGTTTTAATGTCCTCTATATGTTTCCAATAAACTCGTCTTAATTCTCTCTGTACCAGtctttttaattctttatatttgaTGTTACGCTTAGCATTAGCTGATTTTTATCGTTTTTTCTTGTAATGTTTGTTTCTTTCCGTATTAGGCGTTTGGTGTCTGCCATTATCCAAGGCTTATACCGTTTTATGTTCTAGCTGTTTTTTGCGGAATGTTTGCATTGatagtattttcaaatttacCATGAAAATAGTCCCGTATTTCTTGTGTACTAAATTCATGATGGTTCATCTTGGTAAcctcaataaaattgagaatggaaatggggaatgtgccaaagagacaacaacccgaccatagaaaaaacagcagcagaaggtcaccaacaagtcttcaatgtagcgagaaattcccgcacccggaggcgtccttcagctggcccctatttATCATTTTGAGATTTTCTTTGATGTTTTCCCActtagtttttttatataatgatattTTCTTTGGCTTTTTAGTTTGTTTAGATAGTATGGTGTTCAACTCTGCAAAGACAATGTCATGGTCTGATATGCCAGGTATAGTTTCGACTTTGTTGAAAGAGTTTGGGAAGTTTGGGATTATGAGATCCAGTGCGTTTGATTCTCTTGCTGGTTCATCTACCATTTGGTGTAAGCCATGATCGTCCAGGATGTCAGTGAACTTATGGTGTATGTTGGTATGCTGTGTATTGGGCTTCAGTGATTTGGTTTTCCAGTCCCAGTCTGGTAGGTTGAAATCAGCAGCCATGATAATTAAAGCATTTTTTATGTTGTCGCTCTAGTTAGACTCTTATCAAGTTCTAAGTACCCATTCTCGTTGGAGGTTTTGGGGTTGTAATATGAGCTTAAGTATATGGCTTTGTGTCCAATGAGTTCAAATTTGCACCAGACAATTTCACATTCAGTTTGTAGTTCAGGTACGGCTGTTGTTATATACGCCCCCTCTTCTACAGTTTCTGTCTTTCCGGAAGATGTTATATCCCGGAGGGAATATTTGACTGTCAGTGATCTTATTGTCTACCCATGTTTCGGTTTCAAAGATAATATCTGGGTTAGTGCTTTTTATGAGATTTAGTGCTTGCCCTTGTTTACTTTTGATTGATTGGAAGTTAACATTTAATAATCTTAGTGGTGTTTCAGATTTCTTTGGtggttttctgttctttttttatccGGTGTTGAAGCATGTAAGGGTCTCGTATATTTTGAAGACATTGAACTTATAAGAGAGGTGTAAGACAATACACTATAATGGTTTGATGTGCTGAGTATTAATGAATAGCATAGTGTTGAATAGTTTGGACATCCACATGTGATACAACCCATCCAAGTGCACTGTCATTTGCATGTTCATTATACGATTTAGTATTCATCGACTGGCATGACACATGGTACCACTGACTGCGTGTGTCACAAACTATTCCTCTATCGTCCCATGTTAATGGATGGTCACAAGTGCCACATGGATACACAGTTGACTCAGGGTTGAAATTTATGtcatttgatgtttttatgaGTATGACTGCCAAGTACATGTATGCTAATATTGATCTCTGTTTAGTACATTCGGCTCTATCAAGACATATTTCCCTAAATAGGTGGTAAGTATTAAAGGTAAGTATATCAGTTGGTGTGTTCTGTTTTGCATTGACGAGTACAGGCATGCAAGTACCATATCGGTCAGAATACTATTGGTGTGTACTTGTTCGGTTATCTTGGCAAGTATGATTAGGTAAAACAATATGATCATAGTTTCAATTACTAATGGTATATGTTCGTTATAGTATCTTGGTCCGTATGTGTAAATTATAGTAAACACTGATAAGATAAACTCACCTAAACCCTTGACTATAAGTTCCACGGATGTTGCTCCCTCTTTCAGTATATTCCTCTTGTGTTTGGCAGGTGCTCTTAGAAAAGAGTTATAGGAGTTCTTCTTCCTCCACCCGAAGTGTAACAAATTCAGATTCCTGTGTAATATGGTAACACTCGCTGTATGTGTCTATCAAGATTTGTTTGGCAATGACTAGGCTAAAGAGTTGTCCCGGATGTATTCCGTCTCTCTTGTTGATTGTAATCTTGACAGACCTACGTGTACTGCCTTTTTTACTCTTTCTGCCTCGAAAGAAGTATTTGCTGATGTTGATTGTGTTCTtgttcatctttttatttatttcgaTGATTTAGGTGTTTAATTTGCATTGTTATTTGAAAATCATCTGTTTTAAATCTTTCTGGATTGTTGTGgcctttatatttattataactcACCATGAACAGTAAAGGACAGTCAATAAATTTAATCTCTGCTGCTTGGTGTTTTTCTACTATATTTTAATGCCTCtgatgtaatgttttttttctatttattcaaCGGCCTTGTGGTCTCTATTTTTAAGATGTATGTATTTGCCTTTTTTGATGGTCAAATCACAGGTTCCTTACCACAAATATATTACGATCTGATTATGGTGTTTTATTGCTTTTTCTATCCGTTCTTAGGTAATATCAACAGGTTCTGATGTACGTGCACCTGTTTTACACCACGATTCAATGGGGAATTTGTTTTGTGCACAGGCGTTTCTTATTGTATAACCTTTACTGTGTTCTATACCTGAATCCATTTGGGATTTGTGGTTGTTGGGCTATATATTTTTTCAGTTTGCTGCACATTTGAGGTCGGCacagttgtttatttttttccggAAATGAGGGTTGTCTCTAATGTAAAAGATTCATGATTACCCgccaaatgtcaaaaatatttggtagtttaaattcttttaaatccGATTTCCAGGTAGGAAAAGTTTATGTTTTGTATTATATAAATGTATAGCAATGTTATGAGTTAtactatgaaaaattatcaaaggATATATGGTCTTTGTTCCTAAACATTTTCAGCTGTCACAAAAAGTCGACCTTTAACTAGCGCATTCGCATCCAATTTCTATTGCTGTTTGCCTAACCTCCAGTAGTAATTTTTGCGTGCATCTTCAGGACGAGAAAAGATGAAGATAGAATAAACTGGTAGAATCTTTAGGAATAAGATAAGAACAAAATGCTAATTCTTGAACTTCTTGGCTTTAACTCTTCAGATACGCTAGATAGGAGAAATATgacaaacatttaaaaagatttttttccccaaaaaataaatCGAACTgtaggtaattttttttaatgtcataatTGATATAAACATTAATTATGTGTTTCTATTGACAGTCTTTCGATTTTAAACTGGCAGAAAGCTATGGCGTCAGAAAATTCAATATCTAAAGTATGGAATTTATACAAAACTTTACATTGCTTACTTAAGTAATATGAACATGATGTATTTACACAATTTATACATAAGGTCATACAATATAATGTTTAAAACCTTGAAAACCTTCATCTTTATGAGATATGTTATGATTATTAAATCCCTTCACAAAAGCTTTAACTAATTATACACGGTACAAAACTATATATGCATAACTATAATACTTTACACACACATGACATGATCAGACTTAAAGTGTTTTAGTAACGCATGTAAACATACAAGTAAATGTAAACAACGTTTTGAAAAAGCCGGTAAGTCTGTATATtaactttttgtttctttttatacatAATTTCATGGTTTTATATGGCAATATATTAGCACTACAAATTAACAGTACGCTGTACAACAGATAAGATATTCTTATATTCTATTTTGCAGACTAAGTATCTTCGATTATAAATGCCACTGGACTTAAAGTTTTATCATTCTTTATGTGACTTCGATGTCTGTTACATTCATTTTACgttcattgttttaatttttgttaaatcagGGCGTattctttgttttgttcaattgTGCAACATttttcatatcggggccttttatagctgactttgtggtatgggttttggCCGTACGATGACATATACTAATCTTGCTTATATCTACGCCATATATATGAAGACTTAAGTCGATTTTCTCCTTGGCAGCCATACCGCAtctctctttttttatatctaaaatttaacgaattgttttttatttgagcaATCGCTATGAAGGCAAATTCATGAGGGTTATAACTTTTGCGCTTGACATGAAATATCATAGGAAtgttcattttctgtaaatttactgtttattAAATGTACCTGAATTATAGACTGCCTAAtctgtatttagcaaaactatTAAAATTTTGCTTAACGATGCccttaatttatttgattttgctcTCCAATTGTTTTTAGTCAAGCGTCATTGACGAGTCTTGTGTATATTATTGCCCATGACCAAAGATCAAAATGACAAGAATGAAATCAATTATAGGTCATCGCAAGGCAAACCAAAAAAtaggtagtttttttttaagagaCGTTAAACATTGAAcgggttgaaaattggcatgtagaaaggcgATACATGTATTATTCAAGATAAACCTGATTTCTATGAAgttaaatttggtttaatatttgATAGATAGGGATTTTGAATTAGTGGTCTGACTTCTTATGTGCAGTACAGTACAGTATTTTATTAGGACAACCAGTTAAAATAATTAAGGAACGTCTGGACACATTAGATCTGTACTTAGTACAAAAGCAAACAACACAGTGTCTGAAGACACTCAGCAATGATTTTTAGACTACTAGGTAGTTATTGCAAGCCggatttaaaataagaaatagaTCGAGTTCTCCTATACTAGAATTGTAATCAACATACATATATACACGATAAGTAATTTGAAACAAGTCTCCCTTTGTGCAATATTAAAATACGTTTACTTTGTTCGACCCACAGTTTCAATATTTACCTAtgagtttgttttctttttcagtaCACAAAGAAATCGTTAATATTTGTTGAGCATGAACCAAATATGATATAACCTTGTTTGCATGCTTACAAAAACAAGAATAAGTCAACAAAGCTATTGGTTAAATCTAAATTAATAGATATCAAACATGGAAGAAAGCAAACACCCCAAACAATATAATTTACGAAAACGTCAAAATATCAGCAAATCAGATGACAATAAAAATGGACACACGATCTCAAAAGAAACTAGTACAAAGTCGAAGTAttcaaagaaagaaaacaaatcatcTGAAACAGAAATGATCTCGCACCGTAAACCAACAATAGAACTGCTGAAAGACTGGCAGATCATTTACACTAAACTCCATCAAGTATCAACCATCTGTTCTGTTGATGACTATACGATGTGGATAGGAAGTCCTAGTGACAGTCTACTGAAGGTAAAATACGACCTTGTCAGATCTAGCACGGTTACTTATATAAAAGAGTTCGAATACCCAGATGTTGATTTTTACGATTTCTGTTACGACTTTGAAGATGACAGAATTTTATACAGTGATCGTAAAAATTCCAGTATTACTGCTATATCTTCTGAATATGAAATATCTTTATTCAAATCTTTCCGCCCGTTGAAACCGTCATGCATTACTATTTCGTCTGATAATTATATCTTTGTTGGTCTTGTGAACAACTATTCATACGACGAATCACCATTTAGATCGATAATTAAGATGTCTAAAGACGGACAAGTCTGTATAAAAATAGACTCAATTCAGGAAGGGAAAGTTATCTTTACAATGCCTCACCGATGCATAGTAAATAGTGTCAACAATAACCTTATTGTAGCtgcttttgaaaaatcaaaatctaaagGAAAGATATTAGTTTTCAACGAAGAAGGACATGTAATATCCATGTATACAGATGACAGACAGGATATTAAGTTCAGTCCAAGTTTCGTAACGTGTTCACCAGGAGTTGACATTATATGTTCTGACGAGAAGAGTGGTGACATCTTCATGTTAGATAGCCATGCAAAACTCCTCAATATCTTAAAAAAGGGAGATTGTCGAATATATGGCAATTCGTGCAGTATGGCTTGGGACACAAATGATCAATTGATAATTGGAACGAAATCTCATCCTTCTCCAAAATCCACTGGTGCTATACAACTAGCACGGTATATTCACGATACAGAGTAAAGACTAGACAAGATTAAAAAGATCATTAagtaattaagaaaaaaataaatgtactgTTATGGTTGTAATAACTTAGCtctatcaattttaaaaatataatttatatatatattattcgtCTAAATAACAGCCTAACAATGTTACATctgaaagcaatttttttttcttccttggACGGATTCGAACTCATTCTACTGAGATATCTTGACACCAAATTGCCTTTCACTATGCCCAGCGCCACTCAACCACCTAGACTCGACAAATATTCATGTTGTGTTCTGTAAATGGATATAGTGCTacatataatttatttgttatttacatgttatttagtttaatgaaaagtaaaaatgTATTGTGCCTGTATTGACTTTGCTAAAGCTTTTGATAGTGTATGGAGAAAAGACTTGTATAAGAATTTGCTTCAACACAAAATTACATGTAGAAGTAGAATTGTAAATAATGGTCAATCATCTTTCCTTGTAATATTAGGATAAGATAAGGAGACAAATTCTCTCCGTTTTTATTCGCCTTATATCTAAATGATTTGGaatcttttttttacaaatgcatATGTTTTGGTCCTAAGCTGTATATCTGGGTTTGGtttaatatcgtagcggctacatagggctacgtagatttatgactattgaacgtgtagctagcctagcagatacatagatattgatagcaactaggctagctactcgttcagtagacaaaattctacgtagcactacgtagccgctacggtattgaacgcaaccctggtgAAATTGAGAATGAGATGAataaacaaagaagatgtggtatgcttggcTATAAGAAAACTTTCCACAagaaatggcacagaaattaataactataggtcaccatacggccttcaacaataaacaaagccaATTCCGCAtaggcagctataaaaggccccgaaatgataaatgtaaaacaattcaaacgagaaaacttacggcctaattcattttaaaaaaaatgaacgagaaacaaatatgtaacacatcaacaaacaacaacaactgaatgacaggctctcgacttgagacaggcacatacatacagaatgtggcggggttaaacatgttagcgggatccccctaacctgtgacagtggtgtaacagtacaacgtAAGAATGAACTATTAAAATCAtctga encodes:
- the LOC139490632 gene encoding uncharacterized protein, giving the protein MEESKHPKQYNLRKRQNISKSDDNKNGHTISKETSTKSKYSKKENKSSETEMISHRKPTIELLKDWQIIYTKLHQVSTICSVDDYTMWIGSPSDSLLKVKYDLVRSSTVTYIKEFEYPDVDFYDFCYDFEDDRILYSDRKNSSITAISSEYEISLFKSFRPLKPSCITISSDNYIFVGLVNNYSYDESPFRSIIKMSKDGQVCIKIDSIQEGKVIFTMPHRCIVNSVNNNLIVAAFEKSKSKGKILVFNEEGHVISMYTDDRQDIKFSPSFVTCSPGVDIICSDEKSGDIFMLDSHAKLLNILKKGDCRIYGNSCSMAWDTNDQLIIGTKSHPSPKSTGAIQLARYIHDTE